A region of Desulfofundulus luciae DNA encodes the following proteins:
- a CDS encoding phosphoenolpyruvate carboxykinase (ATP): MEEFRRRVVAGREITNPSPETLRTLASHEEQVTVYGSVNYITRVRNRSSKFTYIVEDGVRLGVDQQGISRQRALELVDQVHAYLKRKSVIRLDRQMGTHPDFRLHCRLYITAEYARIPLQWRLMLFEPENPDKEPDLMSIYVPEWPERIIFCHPEAGVTYILGTDYFGECKKSFLRMAMYVVKKRGWLGLHAGSKALRVRDRNGQLKEIGFILFGLSGTGKTTLTMHDHGLTGEEGVVIRQDDVVMMDGRGYCYGTENGFYIKTEGLDESQMVLYRAATAPGAVFENVKVLEDGRILFDDTGLTSNGRGVILRRDVLSTDDRIDLDKAHRLIFITRRNTIIPPVARLTAEQAAAYFMLGESIETSAGDPTRAGQSKREVGTNPFIIGPEEEEGNRLLEILRANPDMECYLLNTGSVGAGPGFPGEKITIAVSTHILREIARDGITWQTDPHWGYQVPLQVPGLDLDRYNPATYYSPEVYRQLVEELRRERRQWLARYRGLKPEIVAAIEPPGD, from the coding sequence ATGGAAGAGTTTCGCCGCAGGGTTGTAGCAGGCCGGGAAATAACCAATCCTTCGCCGGAAACTTTAAGGACACTGGCCTCCCATGAGGAGCAGGTCACCGTATACGGTAGTGTCAATTATATAACACGGGTCCGCAACCGCAGCTCCAAGTTCACCTATATCGTAGAAGACGGAGTGCGGCTGGGAGTGGACCAGCAGGGCATTTCCCGGCAGCGGGCGCTGGAGCTGGTGGACCAGGTGCATGCCTACCTGAAGCGAAAATCGGTCATCCGCCTGGACCGGCAGATGGGCACCCATCCCGATTTCCGCCTGCACTGCCGTTTATATATCACCGCTGAATATGCCCGCATCCCGCTGCAGTGGCGCTTGATGCTTTTTGAACCGGAAAACCCGGACAAGGAGCCCGATTTAATGAGCATCTATGTTCCGGAGTGGCCTGAACGGATTATTTTTTGCCACCCCGAAGCCGGTGTGACCTACATTTTGGGAACGGACTACTTCGGGGAATGCAAGAAATCCTTTTTACGCATGGCCATGTACGTGGTAAAAAAGCGGGGCTGGCTGGGCCTGCACGCCGGGAGCAAGGCTTTAAGGGTGCGGGACAGGAACGGCCAATTAAAAGAGATCGGTTTTATTCTCTTTGGCCTTTCCGGTACGGGAAAAACCACCCTCACCATGCATGATCACGGCTTGACCGGAGAGGAAGGGGTGGTCATCCGCCAGGACGACGTGGTGATGATGGATGGCCGGGGTTACTGTTACGGTACGGAAAACGGCTTTTATATTAAAACGGAAGGTCTGGATGAGTCCCAGATGGTTCTCTACCGGGCGGCCACCGCTCCCGGGGCCGTCTTTGAAAACGTGAAGGTGCTGGAAGACGGGCGGATTCTATTTGATGATACCGGGCTTACTTCCAACGGCCGGGGAGTAATCCTGCGCCGAGACGTGCTCAGTACCGATGACCGCATTGATCTCGACAAGGCCCACCGGCTCATCTTTATCACCCGCCGGAATACCATTATCCCTCCCGTGGCCAGGTTAACGGCGGAACAGGCGGCGGCTTATTTTATGCTGGGAGAATCCATTGAAACTTCGGCGGGGGATCCCACCCGTGCCGGCCAGTCGAAACGGGAAGTGGGCACCAACCCCTTTATCATTGGTCCTGAAGAAGAGGAAGGCAACCGCCTGCTGGAAATACTGCGGGCCAACCCGGACATGGAATGCTACCTGTTGAACACCGGCAGTGTGGGTGCGGGCCCCGGCTTCCCCGGCGAAAAAATCACCATTGCCGTTTCCACCCACATCTTGAGGGAAATTGCCCGCGACGGCATTACCTGGCAAACCGATCCCCACTGGGGCTACCAGGTGCCTTTACAGGTGCCGGGGCTGGACCTGGACCGCTACAACCCCGCTACTTACTACAGCCCGGAAGTTTACCGGCAGTTGGTGGAAGAACTGCGCCGGGAGCGCCGCCAGTGGCTGGCCAGGTACCGGGGGCTGAAACCGGAAATTGTCGCCGCCATTGAACCGCCGGGTGATTAA
- a CDS encoding ferredoxin has protein sequence MAKIPYIESEECLACGSCADVCPDVFQMNETLGFAEVVNPQGASEDEIQEAIDMCPAQCIHWKEE, from the coding sequence GTGGCCAAAATCCCGTACATCGAATCGGAAGAATGCCTGGCCTGCGGCTCCTGCGCAGATGTTTGCCCGGATGTCTTCCAGATGAATGAAACCCTGGGCTTCGCCGAGGTGGTTAACCCCCAGGGTGCCAGTGAAGATGAAATTCAGGAAGCCATCGATATGTGCCCTGCCCAGTGCATCCACTGGAAAGAGGAATAG
- a CDS encoding DUF763 domain-containing protein, giving the protein MPLHGGKCPPWLFERMVKMSRALIEVMVVESGPDRILARLADPFWFQALGCVLGFDWHSSGLTTTVCGALKEALRDRAGHLGLFVAGGKGKTSRQTPGEILAIGEKFPLARDPRELVFASKMAAKVDNAAVQDGYQLYHHTFFFTSSGRWAIIQQGMNETTRWARRYHWLSTTVKDFVCEPHTAVCCDHKGETLNLVALESDPARKVIAELAREKPENLLRDLTRLQQDALNLPARHRVELADLNPARLHRVLLKSYERQPENFAALVATEGVGPKALRALSLLSELAYGTPPSFRDPARFSFAHGGKDGHPYPVDRATYDHSIAFLEKALAESRLGRQEKIEAFRRLGRWPRHAF; this is encoded by the coding sequence CTGCCCCTGCACGGGGGGAAATGCCCGCCCTGGCTCTTTGAGCGGATGGTCAAAATGAGCCGCGCCTTAATTGAAGTGATGGTGGTGGAAAGCGGCCCGGACAGGATCCTGGCCAGGCTGGCCGACCCCTTCTGGTTTCAGGCCCTGGGTTGCGTGCTGGGATTTGACTGGCATTCTTCCGGTTTAACCACCACCGTCTGCGGTGCGTTAAAGGAAGCCCTGCGGGACCGGGCCGGCCACCTGGGGCTTTTCGTGGCGGGCGGCAAAGGAAAGACATCCCGCCAGACACCCGGCGAAATCCTGGCCATAGGGGAAAAGTTTCCCCTGGCCCGGGACCCCCGGGAACTGGTTTTTGCGAGCAAAATGGCCGCCAAGGTGGACAACGCCGCCGTCCAGGACGGCTACCAGCTCTACCATCATACCTTCTTTTTTACTTCCTCCGGACGCTGGGCAATCATCCAGCAGGGTATGAACGAAACCACCCGCTGGGCCCGCCGCTATCACTGGTTGAGCACCACGGTAAAAGATTTTGTCTGCGAACCCCATACGGCGGTGTGCTGCGATCACAAGGGCGAAACCCTTAACCTGGTGGCCCTGGAAAGCGACCCGGCCCGGAAGGTGATTGCCGAACTGGCCCGGGAAAAGCCGGAAAACCTGCTCCGGGATCTGACCCGGTTGCAGCAGGATGCCCTGAACCTGCCGGCCCGGCACCGGGTGGAACTGGCCGACCTGAATCCCGCCAGGCTGCACCGGGTGCTCCTGAAAAGTTACGAACGGCAGCCGGAGAACTTCGCCGCCCTGGTGGCCACCGAGGGAGTGGGACCTAAAGCGCTGCGGGCTCTTTCCCTGCTCTCGGAACTGGCCTACGGAACACCGCCCAGCTTCAGGGATCCGGCCAGGTTCAGTTTTGCCCACGGGGGCAAGGACGGTCACCCTTATCCCGTGGACCGGGCCACCTATGATCACTCCATAGCCTTTCTGGAGAAGGCCCTGGCCGAAAGCCGCCTGGGCCGCCAGGAAAAAATAGAAGCGTTCCGCCGCCTTGGCCGGTGGCCCCGCCATGCGTTTTAG
- a CDS encoding tRNA lysidine(34) synthetase, whose product MKNQSKAVYQIKRTYGKWFLTKVKRAIYRYSMITAGDKIAVGVSGGKDSSALLYIMWLLKHYSPLSFDFHAVFLDLGWPVDPAPLASFCRERDIPFHVEQTAIGAIVFEHRREENPCALCAHLRRGALHEAARRLGCNKVALGHHLDDLLQTFLLNWVYTGRLATFTPATHLARSGLVLIRPLIYLPEATLAGVARAENLPVMDNPCPASGKTKREEIRALVGLMAKAYPDIREKFLTAIEKAGWLEPGPDK is encoded by the coding sequence ATGAAGAACCAGAGTAAGGCAGTTTACCAAATCAAGCGCACCTACGGGAAATGGTTCCTGACGAAAGTGAAAAGGGCCATCTACCGGTACTCCATGATCACGGCAGGCGATAAAATTGCCGTAGGCGTTTCGGGGGGCAAGGATAGTTCCGCTCTCCTGTACATAATGTGGCTGCTCAAACACTATTCCCCGCTTTCCTTTGACTTTCACGCCGTCTTTCTTGACCTGGGCTGGCCGGTGGATCCTGCACCCCTGGCCTCCTTTTGCCGGGAACGGGACATACCATTTCACGTGGAACAAACGGCCATCGGAGCCATCGTCTTTGAACACCGCCGGGAGGAAAACCCCTGTGCCCTGTGCGCCCACCTGCGCCGGGGCGCCCTCCACGAAGCGGCCCGGCGGCTGGGCTGCAACAAGGTAGCCCTGGGGCATCACCTGGATGACCTCCTGCAAACCTTTCTGTTAAACTGGGTCTACACCGGCCGGCTGGCCACCTTTACGCCGGCAACCCACCTGGCCAGAAGCGGCCTGGTACTCATCCGCCCCCTTATTTACCTGCCGGAAGCCACCCTGGCCGGCGTTGCGCGGGCGGAAAATCTTCCCGTGATGGACAACCCCTGTCCTGCCAGCGGTAAAACGAAGCGGGAAGAAATACGCGCCCTAGTCGGCTTGATGGCGAAAGCCTACCCCGATATCCGCGAAAAATTTCTCACCGCCATCGAAAAGGCCGGGTGGTTGGAACCAGGTCCTGACAAATAA
- a CDS encoding TFIIB-type zinc ribbon-containing protein: protein MKDCPVCHVPLREVPRFGVLLDVCSRCHGVWLDGGELEKVIALAREFHGEFQHYKDYDEHHSYHHHDHYGHHGYHKHKKKRSIFELFEDLFD, encoded by the coding sequence ATGAAGGACTGCCCGGTATGCCATGTACCCCTTAGGGAAGTGCCCCGCTTCGGGGTTTTGCTGGATGTCTGCTCCCGCTGCCACGGGGTGTGGCTCGACGGCGGAGAACTGGAAAAGGTGATTGCCCTGGCCCGGGAGTTCCACGGCGAATTTCAGCACTACAAAGATTACGACGAGCACCACAGCTATCACCATCACGACCACTACGGCCATCACGGCTACCACAAGCACAAAAAGAAACGCAGCATCTTCGAGTTATTTGAAGATCTGTTTGATTAA
- a CDS encoding MFS transporter: MKKYVLLAATLASFLTPFMGSAVNLAVPAIGREFHLEALMLNWIVTSYLLASSVFLLPFGRAADLYGRKKVFLAGIITYTLLSLLSGLATSGEMLILFRILHGIGGAMIFGTGVAILTGVFPPQERGKVLGINVAAVYTGLSLGPVVGGFLTHQFGWRYIFYLNFLLGLIVVLVTVFKLKGEWKDGRSEKYDPAGAFLYTLGMAAFMYGIAAANASTYARWVLALGLVLLALFIRQELRYPYPLINLNLFRNLVFAFSNLAALIHYSATFAVGFLLSLYLQVVRGMDAQTAGFILLAQPILMALLSPLAGRLSDRVEPRVLASLGMALSFAGLFLFSLINKTTPLWVTMGNLVLLGIGFALFSSPNTNAVMSAVEKHYYGVASATLGTMRLVGQALSMALVTLFFGFYLKGRAITPAASPLLLKSMHISFLLFAVLCAGGVYFSLARGEVREKEGGR, translated from the coding sequence ATGAAAAAATACGTTTTGCTGGCGGCCACCCTGGCTTCCTTTTTAACTCCCTTTATGGGCAGTGCCGTTAACCTGGCCGTTCCGGCCATTGGCCGGGAGTTTCACCTGGAAGCATTGATGCTCAACTGGATTGTTACTTCCTATCTCCTGGCCTCCTCTGTTTTCTTGCTTCCCTTTGGCCGGGCGGCGGACCTGTACGGCAGGAAAAAGGTCTTTCTGGCCGGGATCATTACTTATACCTTGCTGTCCCTTTTAAGCGGTCTGGCCACTTCAGGGGAAATGCTGATCCTTTTCCGCATCCTGCACGGGATTGGCGGTGCCATGATCTTCGGTACCGGCGTGGCCATCCTGACCGGCGTATTTCCTCCCCAGGAACGGGGGAAAGTGCTGGGCATCAACGTGGCGGCTGTTTATACGGGGTTATCCCTGGGGCCGGTGGTGGGCGGGTTTTTAACCCACCAGTTTGGCTGGCGGTATATTTTCTACCTGAACTTTTTGCTTGGCTTAATTGTGGTCCTGGTCACCGTGTTTAAACTCAAGGGAGAATGGAAGGATGGGCGGAGTGAAAAATATGACCCGGCTGGGGCGTTCCTTTACACCCTGGGCATGGCGGCGTTCATGTACGGCATTGCGGCGGCCAACGCCAGCACCTATGCCCGCTGGGTCCTGGCACTGGGTCTGGTTTTGCTGGCCCTGTTTATCCGGCAGGAACTGCGCTACCCCTATCCGTTGATCAACCTGAACCTTTTCCGTAACCTGGTTTTTGCCTTTTCCAACCTGGCGGCGCTCATTCACTACAGCGCCACCTTTGCGGTAGGGTTTTTACTTTCCCTGTACCTGCAGGTGGTCAGGGGGATGGATGCCCAGACTGCCGGCTTTATCCTCCTGGCGCAGCCCATTCTGATGGCCCTTCTTTCCCCGCTGGCCGGCAGGCTTTCCGACCGTGTCGAGCCGCGGGTGCTTGCTTCCCTGGGAATGGCCTTGAGCTTTGCGGGACTTTTCCTTTTTTCCCTTATAAACAAAACCACTCCTCTATGGGTGACAATGGGTAATCTGGTGTTGCTTGGCATTGGCTTTGCCCTGTTTTCTTCGCCCAATACCAATGCGGTAATGAGTGCAGTGGAGAAACACTATTACGGGGTGGCTTCGGCCACCCTGGGTACCATGCGCCTGGTCGGCCAGGCTTTGAGCATGGCCCTGGTTACCTTATTCTTTGGCTTTTATTTGAAGGGCAGGGCCATCACTCCGGCTGCGAGTCCGCTTTTGCTGAAAAGCATGCATATATCCTTTTTGCTCTTTGCCGTGCTCTGCGCCGGCGGCGTATATTTCTCCCTGGCCCGGGGGGAGGTCCGGGAAAAAGAAGGGGGCCGGTGA